A genomic stretch from Phycisphaerae bacterium includes:
- the flgA gene encoding flagellar basal body P-ring formation chaperone FlgA, whose amino-acid sequence MNKGQQGTWIAAAMFATGLSVVSASAGEVRIWPTATATGDAVLLGQVAELRGFDMESERRLAQVGVFDAPTPGGELLVRADDIRSALADAGEDLSAIQLIGAARCKVSKPRPPRVPRPAPHLTRSIKKIEPRPTPAKPVARPTPPEKKSPSGTMESALRDYIQASFPEPDAKLEIRFSPAKADDLRSSDPDAKYEIRSRDEKKLGLRSFEVSVVRQGEIDRRIPIVGEVTLLKEVVVARRAINRGETIEGRALKLEERRFTDLAAVGLTDLSAATGQQSRGFVRPGEMINEQSVEQRPVVARGQPVTIWMRQGSLAIRTTGRAQQSGGLGDRIEVLRDGARRKQDLIEAMVTGPGTVSMGSPEQLAAGSSGWSAR is encoded by the coding sequence ATGAACAAAGGACAACAGGGAACATGGATTGCGGCGGCGATGTTCGCGACGGGACTGTCTGTCGTGAGCGCCAGCGCCGGCGAAGTTCGCATCTGGCCGACGGCCACCGCCACGGGCGATGCCGTGCTTTTGGGACAGGTCGCCGAATTGCGCGGGTTCGACATGGAATCGGAGCGGCGCCTGGCACAGGTCGGGGTTTTTGACGCCCCGACGCCGGGGGGCGAACTCCTGGTTCGTGCGGATGACATCCGGTCGGCGTTAGCCGATGCGGGAGAAGATCTTTCAGCGATTCAACTCATTGGCGCAGCGCGTTGCAAAGTTTCGAAACCCCGGCCGCCGCGCGTGCCTCGACCGGCGCCCCATTTAACTCGATCCATCAAGAAAATTGAGCCGCGCCCTACCCCGGCCAAACCCGTCGCTCGTCCGACTCCGCCGGAAAAAAAATCGCCGTCGGGGACGATGGAGTCCGCGCTGCGAGACTATATCCAGGCAAGTTTTCCCGAGCCGGACGCGAAACTCGAGATTCGATTCAGTCCCGCCAAGGCGGACGACCTTCGCTCCTCCGACCCGGATGCAAAATACGAGATTCGCTCGCGCGATGAGAAGAAACTGGGGCTCCGCAGCTTTGAGGTTTCCGTGGTTCGTCAGGGCGAAATCGATCGGCGGATTCCGATCGTCGGGGAAGTGACGCTGCTCAAGGAAGTCGTCGTCGCCAGGCGGGCCATCAATCGCGGCGAGACGATCGAGGGTCGCGCGCTGAAGCTGGAGGAGCGGCGGTTTACCGACCTCGCGGCCGTTGGGTTGACCGACCTGTCGGCGGCGACCGGTCAGCAAAGCCGGGGGTTTGTGCGGCCGGGAGAAATGATCAACGAACAGTCCGTCGAACAGCGTCCGGTCGTCGCTCGCGGACAACCGGTGACCATTTGGATGCGGCAGGGATCGCTGGCCATTCGCACGACGGGGCGGGCGCAGCAGTCCGGCGGTCTGGGCGATCGGATAGAGGTGCTTCGCGACGGGGCGAGGCGGAAACAGGACTTGATCGAGGCGATGGTGACCGGCCCCGGAACGGTGAGCATGGGCTCGCCGGAACAGTTGGCAGCCGGTTCGTCAGGGTGGTCGGCGCGATGA
- a CDS encoding flagellar basal body L-ring protein FlgH produces the protein MKKTLVLIIAGWAPAAAALGQSSSLFLNSQASYSRQMAASTQPAPNGTLRANAGALAPPPTFRNVALASSSLTAIPAAEPRIIQPNDLITVIVRHRLRYQTDTRMQQQSRWDLKSKLSAWFRIHDRKLEEQDFERGVPEVNFKNQNDLKNQGRADRKDVFETRVMAKVLDVKPNGNLMLVGYAHVKIDEEDQIIRLTGECNKEDIQPDRSILSDKIFALDVQTENAGAMKDAAKRGWLKGLLDNTKAF, from the coding sequence ATGAAGAAGACACTCGTGTTGATCATCGCGGGATGGGCGCCGGCCGCGGCGGCGCTGGGGCAGAGTTCGTCGCTGTTTCTGAACAGTCAGGCGAGCTATTCCCGCCAGATGGCGGCCTCCACACAGCCGGCGCCGAATGGAACGCTTCGGGCCAATGCCGGAGCGTTGGCCCCACCGCCGACATTCCGCAACGTCGCACTGGCAAGTTCATCACTGACGGCGATTCCCGCAGCCGAACCCCGGATCATCCAGCCCAACGACCTGATCACCGTAATTGTTCGCCATCGCCTGCGGTATCAGACCGACACGCGAATGCAGCAGCAAAGCCGCTGGGATCTGAAATCGAAGTTGAGCGCCTGGTTCCGCATCCACGATCGCAAGCTGGAGGAGCAGGACTTCGAGCGCGGGGTGCCGGAGGTGAACTTCAAAAACCAGAACGACCTCAAGAACCAGGGCCGGGCCGATCGCAAGGACGTTTTCGAGACGCGGGTGATGGCCAAGGTGCTCGACGTGAAGCCGAATGGCAATTTGATGCTCGTCGGATACGCCCATGTCAAGATCGATGAGGAAGATCAGATCATTCGTTTAACCGGCGAATGCAATAAGGAAGACATTCAGCCCGACCGCAGCATCCTGAGCGACAAGATCTTCGCGCTCGATGTTCAAACGGAGAACGCGGGGGCGATGAAGGACGCGGCGAAGCGCGGTTGGCTGAAGGGACTCCTGGATAACACGAAGGCGTTCTAA
- a CDS encoding flagellar basal body P-ring protein FlgI, with translation MTLPAFKQGKHVTASLAAALGLLVCAQIVQATRIADVTHLQGRRNNQLVGYGLVIGLPGTGDGGKYAASILQLQTMLSKFEIPVPASALVDTKNVAIVMVEATIPDNGVREGDRIDVRVNSSGSAKSLAGGHLVPTPLQGPGLDRIFALASGPIRLPDQKVRTSGTVTAGATMEADVIHNYISENWQITLVVEDVHASHALAAVIAQMINEGASEIGQIQRIATAMGPKNVVIEIPEPERASPADFIARVENTELLMPPGEARVVINRKTGTIVIDEDVEIGPAVISHNGMSITTTPAPTPPDAAAEPPPPDTKFAAAIHAPRTDHSGARLRELVDALNQLNVPSKDIIEIVENLHRLGKVKGKLVTVE, from the coding sequence ATGACATTGCCGGCATTCAAACAAGGGAAGCATGTTACGGCGAGCCTGGCGGCAGCGCTGGGATTACTCGTTTGCGCTCAGATCGTGCAAGCCACGCGGATCGCCGACGTCACTCACCTGCAAGGACGCCGCAACAACCAACTCGTGGGCTACGGTCTGGTGATCGGCCTGCCGGGAACCGGCGACGGCGGAAAGTATGCGGCTTCCATTCTCCAACTCCAGACGATGCTTTCGAAGTTCGAGATTCCCGTGCCCGCTTCCGCCCTGGTGGACACGAAGAATGTTGCCATCGTCATGGTTGAGGCAACGATTCCCGACAACGGCGTGCGCGAAGGCGACCGGATCGATGTGCGGGTCAATTCCAGCGGGTCGGCCAAGAGCCTCGCCGGTGGTCATCTGGTTCCCACGCCGCTCCAGGGACCAGGGCTCGATCGCATCTTCGCCCTGGCCAGCGGGCCGATCCGGCTGCCCGATCAAAAAGTGAGAACCAGCGGAACGGTCACCGCCGGAGCGACGATGGAGGCCGACGTCATCCACAACTACATCAGCGAAAACTGGCAGATTACGCTGGTCGTCGAGGATGTACACGCCAGTCACGCCCTCGCGGCGGTCATTGCGCAAATGATCAACGAAGGGGCATCGGAAATCGGCCAGATCCAACGGATCGCGACGGCCATGGGGCCCAAGAACGTGGTCATCGAGATTCCCGAGCCGGAGCGCGCCAGTCCCGCGGATTTCATCGCCCGCGTGGAGAACACTGAGCTGCTCATGCCGCCGGGCGAGGCGCGCGTCGTGATCAATCGTAAGACGGGCACGATCGTGATTGATGAAGACGTCGAGATTGGTCCCGCGGTCATCTCGCACAACGGCATGTCGATCACGACAACACCCGCGCCGACGCCGCCCGATGCGGCGGCCGAACCCCCGCCGCCGGATACGAAATTCGCGGCCGCGATCCATGCGCCGCGGACCGACCATAGCGGGGCGCGGCTGCGCGAGCTGGTCGATGCACTCAACCAGCTCAATGTCCCGTCGAAGGACATTATCGAGATCGTTGAAAACCTGCACCGGCTGGGCAAGGTCAAGGGCAAGTTAGTCACTGTGGAGTAA